A region of Haladaptatus caseinilyticus DNA encodes the following proteins:
- a CDS encoding ABC transporter permease, producing MNYYVRRVGMAIMVLFIATSFAFVLFRSMPGSMETILRTRLVDQAVQGGGGASQVDQARIDQLVKVYTNVNPNQPMHVAYFNYMKGIILHQDFGQSVWRGEPVFDILFEKMPWSIFISVYGLVLGTTVSLLLGAGMAYKEGSRFDSGLTILTILNQTVPYYIVAILTLILFAYIHPIFPTGGRYDPATTPGFNYPFMASVVHHAALPILSGFIAGFGGALAFRGNCIREMGKGYLRVARLRGINRGRIAIRYVGRNAILPIYTGLMMGIAGIFGSGIILESIFQYPAVGFATFGALQNRDYPLLMGAFIFFTLITVIGIFIADFTYGIIDPRVRGGDDRETY from the coding sequence ATGAACTATTACGTTAGACGTGTCGGAATGGCGATCATGGTGTTGTTCATCGCAACATCATTCGCATTCGTTCTCTTCCGGTCGATGCCGGGAAGTATGGAAACGATCCTTCGGACACGGCTCGTCGACCAGGCAGTTCAGGGTGGCGGCGGCGCCAGTCAGGTCGATCAGGCGCGTATCGACCAACTCGTGAAGGTGTACACCAACGTCAATCCGAATCAACCGATGCACGTGGCATATTTCAACTACATGAAGGGCATCATCCTGCACCAGGATTTCGGCCAGTCGGTCTGGCGGGGGGAACCGGTGTTCGATATCCTGTTCGAAAAGATGCCGTGGTCCATCTTTATCAGCGTTTACGGTCTCGTGCTCGGGACGACGGTTAGCCTTCTGCTCGGTGCAGGGATGGCATACAAAGAGGGAAGTCGTTTCGACTCCGGGTTGACGATCCTCACGATACTCAACCAGACGGTCCCGTACTATATCGTCGCCATTCTCACGCTCATCTTGTTCGCATACATCCATCCCATCTTTCCGACCGGTGGACGGTACGACCCGGCGACGACACCGGGATTCAACTATCCGTTCATGGCGAGTGTCGTTCATCACGCCGCACTTCCCATTCTCTCGGGATTCATCGCTGGTTTCGGAGGTGCACTCGCATTCCGTGGAAATTGTATCCGCGAGATGGGGAAGGGATATCTCCGCGTCGCCCGTCTGCGTGGAATCAATCGCGGACGTATTGCCATCAGATACGTGGGTCGAAACGCTATCCTTCCGATCTACACGGGGCTGATGATGGGTATTGCGGGCATCTTCGGAAGCGGAATCATCTTGGAGTCTATCTTCCAGTACCCTGCGGTCGGATTCGCGACGTTCGGCGCGTTGCAGAACCGTGATTACCCACTGTTGATGGGTGCCTTCATCTTCTTTACCCTGATCACTGTGATCGGCATCTTCATCGCGGACTTCACCTACGGCATCATCGACCCCCGGGTTCGTGGAGGTGACGACCGTGAAACCTACTGA
- a CDS encoding glucoamylase family protein has product MTEQRFTSETRRDILRTVGAVGIASSIGVGTAVATEDSDGRDQWDDRGDGRVNRLRGIARRHYRFFQRFTSNLGLPDDVVDVSGASIERSNRTSPSNIAMYIISTVGAEELGFLSERRTRDRLRTVVDTLESVETWNGLFLRWYDIRNGRPWVETHSGSKLISTVDNGHLTAALGVVSQRYEDEELGRRARALVTAQNYSPFHDEETGRLIGSYDYQSGLADWEYGTINSEPRVASYCAIGKGDIPKTHWWQPNRTYTPEDTWTQQTAEGEWQTYDGVDVFEGHYDYNGTSYVPSWGGAQFEALMPSLFMKEQELGTDAFGKNNSNWTQVQIEFAADQGWPVWGLSPCGTPDGYGAFGVPAQGVWKDNYTPGPIVTPHATFLAIDYAPDAVIENVTQLRKMGIDGKYGFYDSINAETGEVTEKFYALDQGMSIGAIANHLEDGVIRDYFHETTMGNRPEHLLEREEFSI; this is encoded by the coding sequence ATGACAGAGCAAAGATTCACCAGCGAGACACGTAGAGACATCCTTCGCACGGTCGGTGCTGTCGGGATCGCATCGTCGATCGGTGTCGGAACCGCTGTTGCTACCGAGGACAGTGACGGGCGCGACCAGTGGGACGACCGAGGAGATGGCCGCGTGAATAGACTCCGTGGGATCGCCCGGAGACATTATCGGTTCTTCCAGCGGTTCACATCCAATCTCGGACTTCCGGACGACGTCGTCGACGTGAGTGGCGCGTCGATCGAACGTTCGAACCGTACCTCCCCATCGAACATCGCGATGTATATTATCAGTACCGTCGGTGCGGAGGAACTCGGGTTCCTGTCCGAACGACGAACACGAGATCGGTTGCGGACCGTCGTCGACACGTTGGAATCCGTCGAGACATGGAATGGACTGTTTCTCCGCTGGTATGACATTCGGAATGGGCGTCCATGGGTGGAGACGCATTCTGGATCGAAGCTCATCTCGACCGTGGATAACGGCCACTTGACCGCCGCACTCGGTGTCGTCAGCCAACGATACGAAGATGAGGAACTGGGCCGTCGTGCGCGCGCGCTCGTCACTGCACAGAATTACTCCCCGTTCCACGACGAGGAGACGGGTCGACTCATCGGGAGTTATGACTACCAAAGTGGCCTTGCCGATTGGGAGTACGGAACGATCAATAGCGAACCGCGCGTCGCCAGTTACTGTGCGATCGGAAAAGGCGACATACCCAAAACTCATTGGTGGCAACCGAATCGGACGTACACTCCCGAGGACACTTGGACCCAACAAACCGCCGAAGGGGAGTGGCAGACCTACGACGGCGTTGACGTGTTCGAAGGTCATTATGACTACAACGGAACGTCGTACGTCCCATCGTGGGGTGGTGCACAATTCGAGGCACTGATGCCGTCGCTGTTCATGAAGGAACAGGAACTCGGAACTGACGCATTCGGCAAGAACAACTCGAACTGGACCCAGGTTCAGATCGAGTTCGCTGCCGATCAAGGGTGGCCCGTTTGGGGACTCTCACCGTGTGGAACACCTGATGGGTACGGCGCGTTTGGCGTTCCCGCACAGGGAGTATGGAAGGACAACTATACGCCCGGCCCAATCGTCACGCCTCACGCCACGTTCCTCGCGATCGACTACGCGCCGGATGCCGTGATCGAAAACGTAACGCAATTACGAAAGATGGGAATCGACGGCAAGTACGGCTTTTACGACTCGATCAATGCCGAGACGGGCGAGGTAACGGAGAAATTCTACGCTCTCGACCAAGGGATGTCCATCGGGGCTATCGCGAACCATCTCGAGGACGGGGTCATCCGTGACTATTTCCACGAGACGACGATGGGGAATCGACCGGAGCATCTCCTCGAACGCGAGGAGTTCAGTATCTAA
- a CDS encoding sulfatase family protein has translation MRILYIDCDSLRPDHLGCYGYDRNTSPNIDRIADGGRRFTNYYASDVPCLPSRTALFTGRLGVHTGVVNHGGAAADIRPHGASRDEGNTGSYRTWMSALRDEGHHTAFISPFPQRHAAWHVLDGFEEWHDTKGGGNERAEVVYSYAEEWLESQAEKDDWYLHVNFWDPHTNYDTPEEYGNPFESEPAPEWLTQERIDQQRESYGPHGAHDLHHEYMTGERLPDLPRTPEEIRDRETFKQWIDGYDTGIRYMDDHIGRLLDVLEEKEVLEDTLIIVTADHGENQGELNVYGDHQLADEWTCRIPLIVSGPGVESGIDDDLHYNVDLPPTITEFIDGDIPEGWDGQSFADSLERGESEGDREFLVLSQGTWTCQRAVRWEDWLLIQTYHDGWREFPPLALFNLDSDPHETTNVAEERPGVVDHGLSLLQRWHSARMVENATGAAGGIAEASDALVDPLLEVVQEGKPFYQRGNRESFVARLRETGREHHANELLNKSGVVEHDSSLIGDPKEYSHRQ, from the coding sequence ATGCGGATACTGTACATCGACTGTGACTCGCTGCGACCCGACCATCTCGGCTGTTATGGCTACGATCGAAACACGTCTCCGAACATCGATCGCATCGCTGACGGCGGTCGTCGCTTCACGAACTACTACGCCTCGGACGTTCCCTGCCTCCCCTCGCGGACTGCCCTGTTCACCGGACGCTTGGGTGTACATACGGGTGTCGTAAATCACGGTGGTGCTGCGGCGGATATTCGACCACACGGAGCCAGTCGGGACGAAGGAAATACGGGATCGTACCGTACGTGGATGTCGGCACTGCGTGATGAAGGCCACCATACGGCGTTCATCAGTCCGTTCCCCCAACGCCACGCCGCATGGCACGTACTCGATGGGTTCGAAGAGTGGCATGACACGAAAGGTGGCGGCAACGAACGCGCCGAGGTAGTCTACTCCTATGCCGAGGAGTGGCTGGAGAGTCAAGCCGAGAAGGACGACTGGTATCTCCACGTCAACTTCTGGGATCCGCATACAAACTACGACACGCCCGAAGAGTATGGCAACCCCTTCGAATCCGAACCGGCTCCCGAGTGGCTCACACAGGAACGGATAGACCAGCAGCGTGAGAGCTACGGTCCACACGGTGCTCACGACTTACACCACGAATATATGACGGGAGAACGACTACCGGACCTCCCGCGAACACCCGAAGAGATCCGCGACAGAGAAACGTTCAAACAGTGGATCGACGGCTACGATACTGGTATCCGATACATGGACGATCACATCGGCCGACTCCTCGACGTACTCGAAGAGAAGGAAGTACTCGAGGACACCCTCATCATCGTCACCGCAGACCACGGCGAGAATCAGGGAGAACTCAACGTGTATGGCGACCACCAACTCGCGGACGAGTGGACCTGCCGGATCCCCCTGATCGTCTCCGGTCCCGGCGTCGAATCCGGAATCGACGACGATCTCCACTACAACGTCGACCTCCCGCCGACTATCACCGAGTTCATCGACGGTGACATCCCCGAGGGGTGGGATGGGCAGTCGTTCGCCGACTCGCTCGAACGTGGCGAGAGCGAGGGTGACCGTGAATTTCTGGTTCTCAGTCAGGGAACGTGGACCTGCCAGCGCGCCGTCCGATGGGAAGACTGGCTACTCATCCAGACGTATCACGACGGCTGGCGAGAGTTTCCCCCACTCGCACTGTTCAACCTCGATTCGGACCCACACGAGACGACGAACGTAGCTGAAGAGCGACCGGGGGTCGTGGACCACGGGCTCAGTCTCCTCCAGCGTTGGCACAGCGCCCGGATGGTAGAAAATGCGACCGGTGCTGCCGGTGGGATTGCCGAAGCTTCAGACGCACTCGTCGATCCCCTGCTCGAGGTCGTTCAGGAAGGCAAACCGTTTTACCAGCGTGGAAACCGTGAGTCATTCGTGGCGCGACTTCGGGAGACAGGACGCGAACACCATGCGAACGAACTATTGAATAAATCTGGTGTCGTCGAACACGATAGTTCATTGATTGGGGACCCGAAGGAGTACAGCCACCGACAGTAA
- the bglX gene encoding beta-glucosidase BglX: MSLLQMFASTEQRSFIEDEVDSLLEEMTLEEKVGQLNQLNGTDQTGPAVEDMDLEAEIRAGHVGSVLNVDGFETRKRYQELAVEESRLGIPLLFGFDVIHGYRTIFPIPLGETASWDPDVAEAAARVAASETAAAGIHWTFGPPVDVTRDARWGRAMETSGEDPYLASEFATARVCGFQGDDLRAKDTVLSCAKHYAAYGDVKAGREYNTVDISESTLRDFHLPPFKAAVDAGVGTLMNAFTTYDGVPAGASTHLLRDILKDEWGFEGFVVSDWNSFREFIYHGVAGDEHDAAKLAIEAGSDMDMVGHIFATALADLVRAGDVNETLVDEAVRRVLRTKFLLGLFDDPYRYFDEERRSAVIQAAAHHETARDAARKSIVLLKNEKDILPLSNRGEIAVVGDLADDGNDAIGDWRARGRPQDAITVRDGIESAADSSTTVRFAQGYERPGTVTDELRDEAIETVTDADVAIVAVGETWELSGEASARSDITLPGDQRDLLEELVATETPVVAILTNGRPLAIPWMDENIPAILETWFLGTQAGNAIADVLFGEYNPSGNLPISFPRAVGQVPIQYNQLPTGRPLERAEPGWGTSYLDTPNDPLYAFGHGLSYTQFEYSDLELNPNQISPGETVTASVIVENTGTRPGEEVIQLYTHDVVANRSRPEKELSAFEKVRLEPGERRKVTLFIEPDSLAFWTTDEEIAVEPGEFEVLVGRSSDDIRETGVFEVQE; the protein is encoded by the coding sequence ATGAGTTTATTACAGATGTTCGCCTCTACCGAGCAACGCTCGTTCATCGAGGACGAGGTAGATTCACTGTTGGAGGAAATGACATTGGAAGAGAAGGTGGGGCAGCTGAACCAACTCAACGGAACCGACCAAACCGGACCGGCAGTCGAGGATATGGATCTCGAAGCAGAGATCCGTGCGGGCCACGTCGGGTCTGTATTGAACGTCGATGGGTTCGAAACTCGGAAGCGATACCAAGAGTTGGCGGTCGAGGAGTCACGGCTCGGGATCCCGCTTCTATTCGGCTTTGACGTCATCCATGGGTATCGAACGATTTTCCCGATCCCGCTCGGGGAAACGGCAAGCTGGGACCCAGACGTAGCCGAGGCAGCAGCGCGCGTTGCTGCGAGCGAAACTGCCGCAGCAGGTATCCATTGGACGTTCGGCCCACCGGTAGACGTGACACGTGATGCACGGTGGGGACGAGCAATGGAGACCAGCGGTGAAGACCCCTATCTCGCGAGCGAATTTGCAACCGCTCGGGTGTGCGGGTTCCAGGGTGATGATTTACGTGCGAAAGACACGGTTCTCTCCTGTGCGAAGCATTATGCGGCATATGGGGACGTCAAAGCGGGCAGGGAGTACAACACGGTTGACATCAGCGAGTCGACGCTCCGAGATTTTCATCTTCCACCCTTCAAGGCAGCGGTCGACGCAGGCGTCGGGACACTGATGAACGCCTTCACCACGTACGACGGGGTTCCTGCAGGCGCAAGCACGCACCTCCTCAGGGATATCCTCAAGGACGAATGGGGGTTCGAGGGGTTCGTCGTTTCCGACTGGAACTCCTTCCGAGAGTTCATCTACCACGGTGTCGCCGGCGATGAGCACGACGCAGCGAAGCTTGCTATCGAAGCCGGTTCAGACATGGATATGGTCGGGCATATCTTCGCCACGGCGCTCGCGGATCTCGTACGTGCCGGTGATGTCAATGAAACACTCGTCGACGAAGCAGTTCGGCGAGTCCTTCGAACCAAGTTCCTTCTCGGGCTTTTCGACGATCCATATCGTTACTTCGACGAGGAACGCCGGTCGGCCGTTATCCAGGCGGCGGCGCACCACGAGACCGCTCGTGACGCCGCACGCAAGTCGATCGTTCTGTTGAAAAACGAGAAAGATATATTACCGCTCTCGAATCGTGGCGAAATCGCAGTAGTGGGTGACCTCGCCGACGACGGTAACGATGCAATCGGTGACTGGCGCGCACGTGGCCGACCCCAAGACGCGATTACCGTTCGAGACGGGATCGAATCGGCAGCCGATTCCAGTACGACCGTCAGGTTTGCACAGGGATACGAGCGACCGGGAACTGTCACCGACGAATTACGAGACGAAGCGATCGAGACTGTAACGGACGCTGATGTGGCCATCGTCGCCGTTGGCGAGACGTGGGAGCTTTCCGGCGAGGCGTCCGCCCGTTCCGACATCACTCTTCCCGGGGATCAGCGTGACCTCCTCGAGGAACTCGTTGCGACAGAGACTCCCGTCGTCGCGATCCTCACGAACGGCCGTCCACTTGCGATACCGTGGATGGACGAAAATATCCCCGCGATTCTCGAAACGTGGTTTTTAGGAACGCAAGCAGGGAACGCGATCGCGGATGTGTTGTTCGGCGAATACAACCCATCCGGAAACCTCCCGATAAGTTTTCCCCGGGCGGTAGGTCAGGTCCCGATTCAATACAATCAGTTGCCAACGGGGCGACCACTGGAGCGGGCAGAACCGGGGTGGGGGACTTCCTACCTCGACACCCCCAACGATCCGTTGTACGCCTTCGGCCACGGGCTCAGCTACACGCAGTTCGAGTACTCCGACTTGGAGTTGAATCCCAATCAGATCAGTCCAGGGGAGACTGTAACAGCATCCGTGATAGTCGAAAATACGGGCACGCGGCCCGGAGAGGAAGTAATACAACTGTACACGCACGACGTCGTCGCGAACCGATCACGACCGGAAAAAGAGTTGAGTGCGTTCGAGAAAGTTCGTCTCGAGCCCGGAGAACGACGGAAGGTGACGCTCTTCATCGAGCCAGACTCACTTGCGTTTTGGACGACGGACGAAGAAATCGCCGTCGAGCCGGGCGAGTTCGAGGTACTGGTAGGACGTTCTTCAGATGATATTAGGGAGACGGGTGTCTTCGAAGTCCAAGAATGA
- a CDS encoding YfcC family protein produces the protein MEEDTQSTTAKPESDAQTGATAATIAEKIPDPYVLISIIIGIAAISTHLIPAGEYKRRMVGTREVIVPGSFHYIQEPPVSLVGALQSIQLGLIDAASIVFFVLIIGGAFGVITATGSITAALSEIVTRVETSDREYLVVVFVPLFFGLLGGVAGLYESTIPFVPLAILLALSLGYDAVVGCSMVLLGLAAGFAAAPLNPFTVGVAQGIAGLPLYSGLWYRSIFWVISMTVTILYIYRYASKVKVDPSKSYVSDIDYSSFELDSDPTEIAFERIQAVILGVFTFTILLLIVGVTQYGWYINEIATLFLVTGAVIGLLYGMNTDQIVSNFIGGAKDLLYAALIIGFARGIIVVLKDGAVLDTLIWTLVQPLKDMSPVVSAALMVPMMSIVNFFIPSGSGQAAVITPILAPIGEIVGIPVQVVVLAFQYGDGFSNMFIPTLGPTMAMITIADIPYGRWLRFTWKLLVLQTLIGMSAVAIGVAINLGPF, from the coding sequence ATGGAAGAAGATACACAATCGACAACGGCTAAACCGGAATCGGACGCACAGACGGGCGCGACTGCAGCAACCATAGCTGAGAAGATACCGGATCCGTACGTACTGATCTCGATCATCATCGGCATAGCTGCGATTTCAACTCATCTGATTCCTGCTGGAGAATATAAGCGGAGGATGGTGGGAACCAGGGAAGTGATCGTTCCTGGTAGTTTCCACTACATCCAGGAGCCACCGGTTTCGTTGGTAGGTGCCCTACAATCGATCCAGTTGGGGTTAATCGATGCTGCTTCGATCGTATTTTTCGTACTTATCATCGGTGGTGCCTTCGGAGTAATAACCGCGACCGGTTCGATCACCGCGGCATTATCTGAAATAGTAACGAGGGTAGAAACGAGTGATAGAGAATACTTAGTAGTCGTGTTCGTCCCGCTGTTCTTCGGTCTTTTGGGCGGGGTCGCCGGTCTATACGAAAGTACGATACCGTTTGTCCCGTTGGCGATTCTGCTCGCGCTTAGTTTGGGGTATGATGCTGTTGTGGGCTGTTCGATGGTCCTGTTAGGACTAGCTGCAGGATTTGCTGCAGCACCGCTAAATCCATTTACAGTCGGCGTAGCACAGGGCATTGCTGGTCTCCCACTATACTCCGGTCTCTGGTATCGTTCGATATTCTGGGTCATCTCAATGACTGTGACGATACTCTACATTTATCGATATGCTTCGAAAGTAAAGGTGGATCCATCGAAGAGTTACGTAAGTGATATCGATTACAGTAGCTTCGAACTTGATTCAGATCCAACGGAGATAGCGTTCGAACGTATACAGGCGGTGATACTGGGTGTTTTCACATTCACCATCCTCTTGCTTATCGTTGGCGTAACCCAGTATGGGTGGTACATCAATGAAATCGCAACCCTGTTTTTGGTAACCGGTGCCGTCATTGGGTTGCTCTACGGAATGAACACGGATCAAATCGTCTCTAATTTTATCGGCGGCGCAAAAGACCTCCTCTATGCAGCCCTCATCATCGGATTTGCACGAGGTATCATCGTCGTCCTCAAAGATGGAGCCGTCCTTGATACCTTGATTTGGACGCTCGTTCAACCGCTCAAGGACATGTCTCCCGTGGTATCGGCTGCATTGATGGTTCCGATGATGTCGATCGTGAATTTCTTCATCCCCTCCGGAAGCGGTCAGGCAGCAGTGATCACCCCTATCCTTGCACCAATCGGCGAAATTGTGGGGATTCCGGTACAGGTCGTCGTGTTGGCGTTCCAGTACGGGGATGGCTTTTCCAATATGTTCATCCCTACGTTGGGACCAACGATGGCCATGATCACCATCGCGGATATTCCGTACGGGAGATGGCTCAGATTCACCTGGAAGCTACTCGTTCTCCAGACGCTTATCGGGATGTCTGCCGTAGCCATCGGGGTCGCGATAAACCTCGGGCCATTCTAG
- a CDS encoding aminotransferase class III-fold pyridoxal phosphate-dependent enzyme encodes MDRHTAEPTAEGLPGPNAKEWIDFHTKHAAPSEYSHEFVWDITREADGPFVTDVDGNVLLDFTCHIGAAPLGYNNGKVLDKLREFDLVEPMKIAGQDMYFGAGETPASSDIPGSSHLMEKLCDVSSQYGMDTVFLSNSGAEAVENSMKISYDNTPEAKYGIAFQDSFHGRTFGTLSVTRSKEVYTRHYPELSGMRMVPFCDNQDGSPETCDCGFFVGEGSQLRTMLHPKRGHINPEEVAFIILEPIQGVGGYRFPSTEFMQEVQDVKEKYDIPLVVDEIQSGVGRTGEIWASDHYPIEPDIIASAKALRVGATISRSDIFPSEKNRLGSTFGGGDILSSMQGVFTLEAIEEHDLLTNATTRGEQAKELLRADAPDYIEDVRGKGLMLAIEFDTTERRDTVVQEALKRGLLTLGCGSKTIRLLPPLDSTEREIELGVGIFTEAIDAAR; translated from the coding sequence ATGGATAGGCATACCGCGGAGCCAACAGCCGAGGGTCTTCCTGGTCCGAACGCGAAAGAGTGGATCGATTTTCATACCAAACACGCTGCACCGAGCGAATACTCACACGAATTCGTCTGGGACATCACCCGAGAAGCGGACGGACCGTTTGTGACCGATGTCGATGGGAACGTCCTGCTCGACTTCACCTGTCATATTGGTGCCGCCCCACTCGGCTACAACAACGGGAAGGTCCTCGACAAACTCCGCGAGTTCGACCTCGTGGAACCGATGAAGATTGCGGGGCAGGACATGTACTTCGGAGCGGGTGAGACACCCGCATCCTCCGACATACCTGGTTCGAGTCACCTTATGGAAAAACTCTGTGACGTCTCAAGTCAGTACGGGATGGACACGGTGTTCCTGTCGAACTCCGGGGCAGAGGCCGTTGAGAACAGTATGAAGATTTCCTACGATAATACGCCGGAAGCGAAGTATGGAATTGCTTTCCAGGATAGCTTCCACGGTCGGACGTTCGGAACGCTCTCGGTAACCCGCTCAAAGGAGGTGTATACCCGACATTATCCGGAACTCTCCGGAATGCGGATGGTCCCGTTCTGTGACAATCAGGACGGGAGTCCCGAGACCTGCGACTGTGGGTTCTTCGTCGGAGAGGGTTCTCAACTCCGAACCATGCTGCATCCGAAGCGCGGCCATATCAACCCGGAAGAGGTTGCGTTTATCATTCTAGAGCCGATTCAAGGAGTCGGTGGGTATCGGTTCCCCAGTACCGAGTTCATGCAGGAAGTTCAGGACGTCAAAGAGAAGTACGACATCCCGCTCGTCGTCGACGAGATACAGTCTGGTGTCGGCCGGACCGGTGAAATCTGGGCTTCGGACCACTACCCGATCGAACCGGACATCATCGCCAGTGCAAAGGCACTCCGTGTCGGTGCGACCATCTCACGTTCGGATATCTTCCCGAGCGAAAAGAACCGCCTCGGATCGACGTTCGGCGGCGGCGATATCCTCTCGTCGATGCAGGGTGTGTTCACGCTAGAAGCGATCGAAGAACACGATCTTCTCACGAACGCGACTACCCGAGGCGAACAGGCGAAAGAGCTCCTTCGTGCCGATGCACCCGATTATATCGAGGACGTTCGTGGGAAAGGGCTCATGCTCGCCATCGAATTCGACACGACGGAACGCCGGGATACCGTCGTTCAAGAGGCACTCAAACGAGGGCTCCTCACGCTTGGGTGTGGGTCGAAGACGATTCGACTACTCCCACCGTTGGACTCCACCGAACGTGAAATCGAACTCGGCGTCGGCATCTTCACCGAGGCTATCGACGCGGCACGATAA
- the ilvA gene encoding threonine ammonia-lyase, which translates to MSDRKALDIVTADAVAAAHDRIEAIVHRTPVDSSTTFADMSGASSVGLKLENMQRTGSFKIRGAYNTMAQLSEQTKDRGVIASSAGNHAQGVALAGDILGIDTTIVVPEVTPAAKIEATRGYGAEVIVEGKIYEHSYEYALELAEEMELEFIHPFNDEGVIAGQGTVGKELIEQYPTLDTVVVSIGGGGLISGIATVLKQHDPSIRVIGVQPAGAYHAKPSLKRDEIRELSEIDTVAEGIADTRLLEKTFTVIREYVDDVVSVSDLEMSVALTLLAERAKTVVETAGAAPVAALLSDAVDVRGEHVAAVVSGGNVNLTEHGELTRTGLMHLGRYAEVEIAVDNWPTGVSAVTTTTESQGAELDVLERTRRTAQDDPNRTPIRVGIEGSGTEHLQSVIDALDSLDELSVTSHTLA; encoded by the coding sequence ATGAGCGATCGGAAGGCACTCGATATCGTCACCGCTGATGCGGTCGCAGCAGCCCACGACAGAATCGAGGCCATCGTTCATCGAACGCCGGTAGACAGCTCGACGACCTTTGCCGATATGAGCGGCGCATCCTCGGTCGGGCTCAAACTCGAAAACATGCAACGGACGGGGTCGTTCAAGATCCGTGGGGCGTACAATACGATGGCCCAGCTCTCGGAGCAAACGAAAGACCGTGGCGTCATCGCTTCCAGTGCTGGAAATCACGCACAGGGTGTCGCACTCGCGGGAGATATCCTGGGTATCGATACGACGATCGTCGTTCCGGAAGTGACGCCAGCAGCAAAGATCGAAGCGACGCGCGGATATGGTGCGGAGGTCATCGTCGAAGGGAAGATCTACGAACACTCCTACGAATACGCGTTGGAACTCGCCGAAGAAATGGAGTTGGAGTTCATCCATCCATTCAACGACGAAGGCGTTATCGCCGGACAGGGAACCGTCGGTAAGGAACTGATAGAACAGTATCCGACCCTCGATACTGTCGTCGTCTCTATCGGCGGTGGTGGTCTCATCTCTGGAATCGCGACCGTTCTCAAGCAGCACGACCCATCGATCCGTGTCATCGGTGTGCAACCAGCAGGTGCGTATCATGCAAAGCCGTCGCTTAAACGGGACGAGATCCGCGAGCTATCCGAAATCGACACCGTTGCCGAGGGGATCGCAGATACCCGTCTCCTCGAAAAAACGTTTACCGTCATTCGTGAGTACGTCGACGACGTCGTCTCAGTAAGCGACCTGGAGATGTCCGTCGCACTGACGTTACTCGCAGAACGGGCAAAAACGGTCGTCGAGACTGCCGGTGCAGCACCCGTCGCTGCGCTCCTCTCGGATGCGGTCGATGTCAGGGGAGAACACGTTGCTGCCGTCGTTTCCGGTGGAAATGTGAACCTCACCGAACACGGCGAACTCACCAGAACCGGGCTGATGCATCTCGGTCGGTACGCCGAGGTCGAAATCGCCGTCGATAACTGGCCGACCGGGGTGAGTGCAGTAACAACCACGACGGAGTCACAAGGTGCGGAACTGGATGTGCTCGAACGAACGCGACGGACCGCTCAGGACGACCCGAATCGGACGCCGATCAGAGTCGGTATCGAAGGGAGCGGTACGGAACATCTCCAATCGGTCATCGATGCGCTCGATTCACTCGACGAACTATCCGTCACTTCACATACGCTCGCCTGA